The Strix uralensis isolate ZFMK-TIS-50842 chromosome 26, bStrUra1, whole genome shotgun sequence nucleotide sequence GGGCACCGGGTCCACCCAGAGCAGCATCGGCCACGAGCCCAGGGGCTTGGGCCCATCCCGGGGGCGCAGGGCCCCGAGCCCCGCTCAGGCACGgggtgggggctggcaggagggacgCGGGGGGGACCCCAAGACGGGCAGCAGCGCCCGGCGAGCCTCGAGCCGTCCCTCCGCACGCGCCAGGCCCTCGCCCTCCAGATCTGCTGGGATGTGGCCAACACAGAGATCCCGCTGCTTGCCCGCCCTTTTGGCGAGGTGACGAGCCCTCTGCcggtttaattttatttaatacatttattttttggaaGCCTGTGGCCAAACAACCCCCCTGCTTTTGCATCAGCTGCAGTTTTCCCTGCCAGAACATGtggggtaaaaaaaccccaaccaaaaccaagCAGCCAGCCGAGCCAGGTACCACACTTCCCGTTCCTCGAAGCAGCCTCTCTGCTTCCCTCAAATCAGCCCCGCAGCCATCAGCGCTGATCTGGGGGGGGTTTAGGTATTTTTTTGGCGTGGGAACCAGGAATATTTTAGCTGCGGTGCAGTCTCAGAGCTGGTGCCCTGGAACAAAGAGCTGCCCTGGATTTGCAGGGTGTCTGTCAGTGCTGCAGTTTTTTGTGAAGAAGTGAAACTGCAAAGAGGAGCTGGACGggctaaaacagaaaaaaaaaaaaaaaaaaagcgcttttttttttccctcctccttctttctaaACTTGGAGTAACCCCGTGACACTTCTCCGTGCTGCAGCCACCCGACTGCTCACACCCTCCACGCTGCCACAAACCCCTCAGCCCCATCCTCCCTAAGTGCAGGATAGGGCCCCTTGGAGATGCTCATCCCGCTCCGGCGGGTGCTGGATCCTATTTAGGATTCTCCAGGCTTTATCCATCAGCTTTGCCAGGAGCAGCATCCCCACCCCTAAGCCcaaaccccatttttttccctattttcccccattttcctgCATTTAATTCAAGCAAAAGGGATAAAGTCGGTAGGTGGTGGAGAAACTGGAGCGGGTGTTGCTCGGGGcatccccccccctttttttttcccagttcatctATAACGACGCTGAATCAGCCGCGATCTCGTGCCCCGTTTCCACCCGTGACGTGCGGAAGGCGCTTGCTCAGCCCGTGGTTTCGAGGAGGGGGAAACACTGATCGGTGCTCCCTTCCCCCCAAAACTCAGCTGGTCTTTTTAAGTCGCCTCCTTGGCCATTTTGGGTGGGCTGGTTGCCCCCCGCCGGGCTCGGCTGAGCCGGTTCAGCTCACCCATCTGGCGGAAGAAGCCCCGGTTGGGGTGATGAGGGGTGAGGGAAAGAAGCAAAAATGACCCCGTTTCTCCCCTTTTTCATGCATTTCTAAGACCCCAACGGGTTAAATAGCAGCAGAGCTGCGTGTGCGTGTCCAGAAATTGCGAGCGGATTCAACCTGGCCCAGTGGTGGCTCTCATCCCCCTCACCtgatatttttctcaaaaaaagcatggattttggggagggggaaggaaaggcaCGGCTAACGCCGAGGCTGCAGGTGTCAGACACCCCCGCCAGGCTGGGTGGTGCCAGCTGCGATGGGGACAGGCcacccagccctgtccccagccttgtcccccccagccctgacctcTCTGCTCCTGTCACCCCGCAGGTATCGGGGCCTGACGCTGGTGCTGACCTTCCTCTGCTACACCAGCTACCACCTCTCCCGAAAACCCATCAGCATCGTCAAGGTTAGCTCCAGCCTCGCCCTGGCGGCGGGGAGAGGGGACGTGGGGGGGGACAGGGCATCCTGATGTCACCCCTTCTCTCTCCCCGCAGAGCCAGCTGCACCCCAATTGCTCAGCCTTGGGCCCAAACCCCCGCAACGACTCCAACAGCAGCACGTGGTGCAGCTGGGCACCCTTCGGTAAGGCTGAgaccccccatcacccccagaACTCGTGGCAGCCAAGACAGGCTCCCCCCCCTGTCCTAAGCCAGCTCGTGGCTTGAGATCTTGGCAGGGGGCCGGCTGCTCGTTAGGCACTCGGAGGTAATTAAGCGGCGCATCTGCCCCGTGCCCCCAGGCCAAAGGGCAGCAGCCGTGGTGAAATTGGGGCTGGGATGGGACCGGGTCCCACTGCCACGCTCCAAGAACCCGCAGAGGAAGGTTTTGGGGATGGGGGATGAGGACAAGCGGCCACAGGGAGGGAAAACAAGATGGGGGCCAGGCTGACGCGGGTCTAATATTGCTTTTCCAGATGGGGACAACTACAAGGAGCTTTTTGGGGCGCTGGATAATGCCTTCCTGGTGGCCTACGCCATCGGGATGTTTATCAGGTACCCAGAGCCTTTGCACCCCTTTCTTTCCCTCCACGCCAGTTTGCACCAGTCCGGCAGGAAACTGGTTTCCATCGGGCTGGAGTCATGCTAATAGGAaagcagctgggtgctgggcGCTGCTCGGGATTTGGGCACCAGCTCGGTGCGAGAACACCTGTCGGTGGCATCACCCGCGACAGCTCCTCTCCTCGCTGTTCCCCCTCTCCGCAGCGGCATTTTTGGGGAGCGCCTCCCCCTGCGCTACTACCTGTCGGGGGGAATGGTGCTGAGCGGGCTCTTCACCGCGCTCTTCGGCCTCGGCTACTTCTGGGACATCCACGTCCTCTGGTACTTCATCGTGATGCAGGTGCGTTGGCGCTGGGGAGGGTGCCCAGGCTCTGGATTTTTATCGCCACGGCCTCATCCCGGTTTTTCGGTGGCTTTTGGGGATGGGACGATGGCCCAGATTCCGAGCGGGAGAACGTTGGGCATTTCCACTCCTCACAAAACCTGGCTGTGTGTGGCGTGGGCGCCGAAACCACTGGGCACGCCTGTCTCGCTAAGCAGAGGCGGCTGGTTTGGCAACACCACTTGCTCCCGGTTTAGCCAAGGGGAACAGCTCTGGGATTGCCCCagccggaaaaaaaaaaaaaacaacccaaactgaGTGTTTTCTGGACAGCTTTGGGCTGGGGGTGGCTATTTTTGAAGCCACTGCCCGAAACGGCGCAGGGGCTGTGGATCAAGTCGGTGCTGGCCGGGTGCCCGAGGGTGCTGGGTGATGTTGCCCATCTCTTGCCAGGTTTGCAACGGGCTGGTGCAGACGACCGGCTGGCCCTCCGTCGTGGCCTGCGTTGGGAACTGGTTCGGGAAGGGAAAGTGAGTTTTTCACCGCCGCGTCCCGCCTTAGTCCTGCTCCCCATTGGCCCTGGCAGCCACCGCGGCGATACCGAGCCCGGATCTGTCCCCGCCAGGAGAGGTTTGATCATGGGCATCTGGAACTCGCACACCTCCGTCGGCAACATCTTAGGGTCGCTCATCGCCGGCGCCTGGGTTTCCTCCGCCTGGGGCCTGTCCTTCGTCGTGCCCGGCATCATCATTGCTGTCATGGGCATCATCTGCTTCTTCTTCCTCGTGGAGTGTGAGTGGCGTGATCCGGAGCACAGCGTAATGCCAGATCAGTTGGGCCACAAGCCACAATTTTTCTCCTTGCCCATCTCCAAGCATTTCTGGCAACTCCAAACACTTATTTCCAGCTTGTGGGATGTGGAGCTGACCACCACAGGGCCATCCAGGCAGCCTGTGCCGGTCACTCCCCTCAGCCTGTCTTTCTAAGAAACATTTGGGAAGCACTTTGGGATTTTACCGGGGTTTTTTGCTGCCGGGAAGTGGGTACACAGAGATGCAGCCCAACCCTGGGtcgtgtccagagaagggcaacggagctggtgcagggtctggagcacaggtctgatggggagcggctgagggaactgggggggtttagtctggagaagaggaggctgaggggagacctcctggccctctccaactccctgaaaggagggtgcagagaggggggatgagtctcttgagccaaggaaccagtggcaggccaagagggaatggcctcaagctgcgccagggcagggtcagactggctcttaggaaggatttctttgcagaaggggttgttgggcgttggaatgggctgcccagggcagggggggagtccccatccctggaggggttgaagagtcgggttgagccagcgctgagggatctggtggagttgggaacagtcagtgtgaggttcatggttggactggaggagcttcaagggcttttccaacagagatgatTCTGTGGGTCTCCCAGCCCCACGTTTCTCCCCTGGAGATGCTGGAGGGAGAGCAGGCGGAGGGGGGCTGGTCCCAGCTCTCACAGGatttcccttctccctgcagaTCCCGAGGACGTCGGCTGCAGCCCGCCTCTGCATCACGTGAGTTGAATCGATTCCCAGGGCTTGTCCTGGGCTGGGTCGTTGCTCCGTTTACAGCAAAACAACTGGGGTGTCAGGTCGTAACATCAGACATTAGAGTGATGTTCAGTTATCTCGGAGGATGCTCGTTGCTGTTCCAATGTGAGCGTCCTCCGGGTCACATCCCGGCAGCAAATCTGACATTTCAGCCCCTTCCAGCAACGAGAGCCACATCTcctgcttttggtttgtttttagaTGGCCTCTGATGAGGAGGACGCTAGAGGAGTGACCACCAACCAGAAGGATCCTGAAGCGGTCACCTCCAACGAGGGGCCACTGAGCATCTCGGGGCAGAGCAGCACGGATCGCTCCGACAGCCCCAAGGAGCCAGCTGAGGAGCCCGAAGCCATCAGCTTCCTCGGGGCCCTCCGGATACCTGTGAGTCACGGGACACCCCTTGCGTCGTGATGGGGagccggcaaaaaaacaaagccagggcagctcaccccATCAACGGGGTGCCCACAGGGCagaaaactggggggaaaaaccACCATCTGGAGGAGGTTGGGTTCCTCTGATgacttctcctctctccccagggcGTGGTGGAGTTCTCCCTTTGTCTGCTCTTTGCCAAGCTGGTGAGCTACACCTTCCTGTACTGGCTGCCCCTCTACATCGTGAACGTCGGTGAGTTTTGGAGGACAGCGAGGTGGGAGCGAGCCTGGCCAGGGGGAGCATCTCCTcacccctctcctctcccccacagCTCATTTCGGTGCCAAGGAAGCCGGGGACCTGTCGACCCTCTTTGACGTTGGGGGCATTTTAGGTTCGTCACATAGCCCGGCAGAGGGGGTGGATCAGGGATGATTTGGGGACAATCCTGCCCTTGATGGAAAGTCCCCTCCACGGGAACGCTTTGCCGGTAACACCGTCCCTTTCCCTCAAGCACCTTAGTGAGGTTTATTCGGTATCCGTAGTGCTCGGAAGGCAGGAAATGCcccttgcttttattttgccaTCCAGGCAACCATTGCAACACCTCTCCTTGAGTCTCGTTTGCTCAGGCTCTTTTTTCttagagaaataaaacattttggaaggatggggGGGGACCAGAGCTGCATGCAGGTGTAGGGAAACCATCTGCAGGGAGAAAGCGGCCGGGATAAACCAAAACTCTTTGCTCTGATTTAACCTTGGGGGCATCTGGCTGAAAAGATGAGGGATGAAAAAGCATCATGGTGTGGCATCCTGTTGGATTTTGGGTTAAGCCAGGGTGAAATTTTGCTGCTGGGGCGGCGTGACCGATGCCTGCGACTCCTTCTTGCAGGGGGGATCTTTGCCGGCCTCATCTCCGATTACACCGGTGGCAGGGCCACCACATGCTGCGTGATGCTGGTCGTCGCCGCTCCCATGGTGAGTTGCCACGcggggaaaataaaaaagtcacGAGGGTTTCCTCTCCTCTGGCTCTTTTGAGTCACGGCCGTCTTCCTCTTCCCGAGGATGGGATGAGCTGGTCACGCGCTGGGCTGAGCTGAGAGCTGGGATTGAACCACGTGCCCAGATGGTGCCGGGGTGAACGTCCACATCtggaggctgggagggggctgtggAATCTTtgacagctaaaaaaaacccctttaggtttttttctctttttttcctccatctcaCTATGACTCTGCTCTGTCCTAAAGCTTTGGGGGTCTCACCGAGCTGGCCCAGCTTCCACCTCTTTGCTCCGCACCCCAAAAGCCCCTGTGCCAACGACCTCATGCTCCTCTGGTGCTTGGCCGGGACGGTCCTTCCCAAGCACCTGCACAGAGCTTGTTTGACTTTGCTGCCGCAAAAAACCCGCAGCTAATTAGCTGTAACCCAAGCCTGGCTGGCTCGGGGTCGCGAGCTTCTCCCCTCCAAAGAAGCTGGCGCGCGCTGAAAAGCGGAGAGGCTGCGTCACGTCCGCGTCCCCCCGATAGCGCCGGCGGGGCAAATTACCGTCTGGCTTCAGGCGGCGGGGAGGCGCGCGAGCCTCGCCGGGCTGTAAATCGCAGCAGCACCTCCGTTTGCCAGCTGCCAGGTATTTCATCTGGCAGGCAGACGGCGGGACGCAGAGCCAAGGGTGCGCTCGGCTCCCCACCCCGGCTGGCGCTCCCCTCTTCAGACGCCACGTCGAGGGGGGGGGGTCTGCGAAGCTTGGCGCCGGCGATAATTCAGGTCCCCACCTTCTCCGTCCTGTCCCCAGGGTGCTGCTGCAGGGAAAACGCTTAGGAAAACAGCTGGAATAGCTGTAACTGGTTCATCTCGTGTCTCTTTTCCAGCTGTTCCTGTATAACCACGTCGGCCAGAACGGCATCGGCACATCAATAGGTAAGGAGCTACTCGGCACAGCCGGCTCCCCTCACCGAAGGGGCGATGGGAGATGCTGCGGATTCACCTGCCTTTATTTCTCCTCTTGAGCTGGGCTCCCAGTCTAGGATTTGGGGGAGGGTGGTGCTGGATGAGCGTTCGCTGCCTGCTGGGTGGGATCTCCCGCAGGGAAAAGGAGCAGGTGGTGGATGTGCAGGAGAGCGATGTCTGCGCACGGGCCGGGGACAACGGACCCGAcgtcctgctgctccctgcactgAAAAGATTTAATCTCTTCCCGGGTACCTCCGCGGCCGTCTCATTCCTGGCAGCGATGCTGATTGTCTGCGGTGCTCTGGTTAACGGGCCCTACGCTCTCATCACGACGGCGGTTTCGGCGGATTTGGTAAGAAGCACAACTCAGACGCCCTTGCACGCCCAAAGGCTGCTCCCTCCTTCCTGGAGGGGTATTTGCTGGGATTTTTGcattttagctttgttttccAACGCCTCTGAAGCTCAGCGGAGAAGGGCAGGGCTGTCACACCTCGTGCTTAAACACGCCCTCCCTTAAACACggctttttttcctattgttctTCCCCCTTGGCCGCGTGACGCTGCTTCAGCCCCGCTGCATCTCCCTCTAAGCACAGAGTGGAAAAATTTTCTGGGAAATCACCCGGGATTGCTGCCCGCTGTTGGCAGTTCTGGTTTTGCCGTGGTTtgactgcaggcagcagctgagTTCAGTCTTCCCATTCATGGCTGGGTCTGATACATGGAAATTGCTGCCCGGGGTGTGAACGGCCTCACACTGGGACTGGCTGCGGATCCTGAAGCCGCTTTTCCTCCTTATGttttgagggaactggggtttttttatagtctagagaagaggaggctgagtggagacctcatggccctctacaactccctgaaaggagggtgcagagaggggggatgagtctcttgagccaaggaaccagcaccaggccaagagggaatggcctcaagctgcgccagggcagggtcagactggctcttaggaaggatttctgtccagaaggggttgttgggcgttggaatgggctgcccagggcagggggggagtccccatccctggaggggttgaagagtcgggttgagccagcgctgagggatctggtggagttgggaacggtcagggtgaggttcatggttggactggaggaacttcaagggcttttccaaccgagatgattctgtgattcctccgTCCCTACAGGGAACCCACGAGTCTCTCAAAGGAAATGCCAAAGCCCTTTCTACTGTCACAGCCATTATTGATGGCACAGGATCCATAGGTACGTAGGGCTGGGGGAGGCCGAGCGGGGGTCCTGGTCCCCATCTTCTAATGTGGTTCATGTACCCTCGCAGGTGCCGCGCTGGGGCCGCTGCTCGCAGGGCTCATCTCCCCCACGGGCTGGAATAATGTCTTCTACATGTTGATAGCAGCTGACGTCTTGGCTTGCCTGGTAGGTCCCAGCTCAGCGGGACTAGTTTTGCTACCTTGGGTATTCAAGAGGTCCCTTTTCGcagcctgctcgctggcagaggGCAGGGACGGTCCTCGGGAGACATCTGCGTCCATTCACTTGGCTTTTCCCAGTGACCAAATCCACACACGGTTTTAGTGCCATCTTCCCTAGGAAGAGCCTTTAAATTTATTTCCCAGTGATGGAAACGCTCACACCGAGGCTGGTGGCTGCAGAccctctgccctgcagcaaaCCTCCGCCTTTCTTTCCTCTCGCAGCTCCTCGCTCGTGTGGTGGTCAAAGAGGTCCGCGGGTGGTGCGGCTACATGGCGAGGAAGAGAGGGTACGTACGTACCGCCCCGGGGCGGCCTCCGGTCCCGCCGTGCCAAAACGTGGCCTCGGTGCCGCTCCGGAAAGACGTTTGTTATCCCTTGCTGTCGCTGCTGCAGCTCCACGCGGGCATCGCGTCGGGCTTCGCCAGGCCGTCTGCCTGACGCCCGTCTCGCTCCTGTGGGCACAAAGAGACATTTCCACCTCGAGCCAGGGCAGCACCCGGGGGGTTTTAGCCATCTGCTCACACCTCGTGGAACTCTCTCGGTGCTAAACACGCCATCCTTGTGTCTTTGTAGCTCTAGCGTGCAGCTAACAGAGTCAGTGCTGGACGGGAAGTAGCTCGGTGTGAGTATCTCCGCTTGAGCCCTGAGGATTAAATGCAAACGCCAAGCCTGATTCACCCTGATTTTGAGTTTTGCTTGGCAGGCTCAGCCTAGAAACAGCTACTCTGCTGATAATTTAAGGGCCGAGATCAAGATTTGGGAATCAAAAGGATCAAATTGCGATGGCCAGGGAAGAGAGCGCAGATGGGCGGGTGGGCAGCGTGTCCTTGTCTCTGGCTGACTGACGAGATGTCAGCCCAGATGCCCGATTGATTGGTATTGATTAATGCACTTGAAACGGCCCAATTTATAGGCTGACTTGCCCACCCATGCTAATGAGCTTGATTACACAGAATCCGGGCTCGCTAATCAAATCCGTGGCCAAATCACTGCAGCGAGGGTATAAATAAACTCCAAATCAGCACTAGCCTGTCTCCAGTTGCCACTGAAGCCCTGCCGCGAGCGCTGAGGGGGAAGGGGCCACAGCCAGTCCCCGTGGTGAGGGTGCCAGAGCCTGGACCCCGCCACGAACGTTTGGTCCTTTATGTCTTGTGTTTGCAGGTGAAAGAGCAATAGTCTGGGCCTCGCGCTGCGGTAAGTGCGGCCCAAATCTCCTTCTCCGGCCACCGGTGGAGGGCTGTCAGGCTCCGCTCTCCTGTGTCGGGGCTGGTTGGGGCAAGGACTGTCCTGGCTGCGTCGGCACGGTCCCCATTGCACCAAAATCTGGCTGTTTTGTGGTGGGGGAAGCAGCTGGCTCAGTTTGTGGAAATTCTGCAACACATCAGCGGGCTTTGGGGAGCGCGTGGTCTCCAGAGCAGCTGGCAGGGAGAAGGCACAAATGCTGGGAGGTTTTTCTGAGGGGCGTTGCAGGGACAAAATGGTGGCTGGTTCTTCTCCTTGcgcctgcttctcctccaggctCGCGGTGCAGATGGGCTGGAGTTTCCTGGCAGAGCCGTTTTTCTCCTCCCGTCTCTCCGGTGTCCCCGCGGCACCCGTCGTTTATCCCAACGCCTGCCGAACGGCGCCCGCCGCGCTCAGCCGCTCGCTTCTCTCCCTGCAGGTTTAAGGAGTTTTGACCTGCCCCCCGCGAGCCGCCCTGAGCTGAGAGAGGTCTGGAGGGCAGAGAGAGgctggggcacgccgggagcGCGTTCATCTCGGCAGAGCCGAGGCACGGCCTCAGCCACGGCCCCGCGGGCACGTTTGGCCACCGTGGGTTTGCTTCGGAGGGAGGCAGCGGCGAGGAGCAATCCAAGGGCCCCCCGGCCGACTGGTTTTCTGGGCCGATTCTTTGCCGTCGGCCGTTTTATTAATAAAAACGTGCAAAATCTATGTTTGCCACTCCGTGCCCTTTCCTGGTGGGGCTCAGCCAGGTCTGCGTGAACTTGGGGGCAGTGATCGTGCCCTTCTTCTTGCTTTTCTCCACGTGCAGCCTCTTGTTTGCAGGCTGCCCCATCCCAGCGCTTGGTATTTCCGGGTATCAGAGCAGGAAGACTGCACAAAATCACTTAAGGCACTGCCTCACCCACAAAACGCTGCTTATTCTATGTAAAGGACATCTCCAGGCTTTTCACTGAGCCCAAATTAAGTGGTTTTGCTCCTCGTCTCAtcccactgcaaaaaaaaaaaaaaaaaggcaacaaaccaGCATTTTTCCTGATTATTACAATTCCCAATTCATCCCGTTAAGGCCCAAAAGAAGGACCCGTAGCCACGCATCAGCCCCTGGGCCACAACAAACAGCCACTCGCACACCACGGCTGCTCTCAGTCCAGCGCGGGTGACTCAAGGTCTTCGTTAGACACCCCCTAATTAGGAGGAGCTGTGTGACAGGCAtccgggggggtccccaggaggtTAAACCAGCGCTGCTGGCCTGTGGGCTCCCCTCGGCAGAGGTGGGTTTGGGAGGCCCCAGTAGCGACCCTTGATTAAGGCGGGGGCCAGTTGTGCACTTGTGGGGGGGCCCCCGACTTTGATGTGCGAAGAGCTGGGGCGTTTGCGAGCCGTGGGGTGTGTTTTCCAGCCTGCTCGCCATCGAGGGATTGCGCCTGGGCAGGCTCTGGCTCTCTGCCCCAGGGAGAGCAGCGCCGGGTGCCAGGGGCTGTGTTTATGCCCGGTATAAATCTGAACTCTAATTGACTTCACCTCCTTGGATCTTAACCCGAGGAGAAAACATCTGGGCCTGATGTGATTTTATTAAGTGCTGATTTCAtcagcaaaggggaaaaaaagaaaaggaaaaaaaaaaaaaaaagaagaaaacctgctGGCCAGTTGGATCAGCTCCCTGTAAACCCCTGCAAGGCGGTGGAGCAGCAcgggcaggacaggcagctcGGAGAGTGGCCGGTAGGAGGTGGCTGGACAGCGATGGCCTCCGGTCCCCTCCACGCTGACCGGCTTGA carries:
- the SLC37A2 gene encoding glucose-6-phosphate exchanger SLC37A2 isoform X1 encodes the protein MRAELAPGVRLLRALPRDSRYRGLTLVLTFLCYTSYHLSRKPISIVKSQLHPNCSALGPNPRNDSNSSTWCSWAPFDGDNYKELFGALDNAFLVAYAIGMFISGIFGERLPLRYYLSGGMVLSGLFTALFGLGYFWDIHVLWYFIVMQVCNGLVQTTGWPSVVACVGNWFGKGKRGLIMGIWNSHTSVGNILGSLIAGAWVSSAWGLSFVVPGIIIAVMGIICFFFLVEYPEDVGCSPPLHHMASDEEDARGVTTNQKDPEAVTSNEGPLSISGQSSTDRSDSPKEPAEEPEAISFLGALRIPGVVEFSLCLLFAKLVSYTFLYWLPLYIVNVAHFGAKEAGDLSTLFDVGGILGGIFAGLISDYTGGRATTCCVMLVVAAPMLFLYNHVGQNGIGTSIAMLIVCGALVNGPYALITTAVSADLGTHESLKGNAKALSTVTAIIDGTGSIGAALGPLLAGLISPTGWNNVFYMLIAADVLACLLLARVVVKEVRGWCGYMARKRGSSVQLTESVLDGK
- the SLC37A2 gene encoding glucose-6-phosphate exchanger SLC37A2 isoform X2 encodes the protein MRAELAPGVRLLRALPRDSRYRGLTLVLTFLCYTSYHLSRKPISIVKSQLHPNCSALGPNPRNDSNSSTWCSWAPFDGDNYKELFGALDNAFLVAYAIGMFISGIFGERLPLRYYLSGGMVLSGLFTALFGLGYFWDIHVLWYFIVMQVCNGLVQTTGWPSVVACVGNWFGKGKRGLIMGIWNSHTSVGNILGSLIAGAWVSSAWGLSFVVPGIIIAVMGIICFFFLVEYPEDVGCSPPLHHMASDEEDARGVTTNQKDPEAVTSNEGPLSISGQSSTDRSDSPKEPAEEPEAISFLGALRIPGVVEFSLCLLFAKLVSYTFLYWLPLYIVNVAHFGAKEAGDLSTLFDVGGILGGIFAGLISDYTGGRATTCCVMLVVAAPMLFLYNHVGQNGIGTSIAMLIVCGALVNGPYALITTAVSADLGTHESLKGNAKALSTVTAIIDGTGSIGAALGPLLAGLISPTGWNNVFYMLIAADVLACLLLARVVVKEVRGWCGYMARKRGFKEF